A genome region from Sphaeramia orbicularis chromosome 19, fSphaOr1.1, whole genome shotgun sequence includes the following:
- the LOC115410344 gene encoding tripartite motif-containing protein 16-like has protein sequence MEQKGVQLDQETISCSICLDLLKDPVTIPCGHSYCMSCIQTHWDGEDGKNIHSCPQCRQTFTPRPVLVKNTMFADLVEQLKKTGLEPAAADHCYAGAEDVACDVCTGRKLKAVKSCLVCLVSYCHKHLQPHHESAAFKKHKLVDPSEKLQENICSRHGEVMKMFCRTDHQCICYLCPVDEHKGHDTVSSAAERTERQTELEVSRQKIQQRIKDKQKDVKVLQQEAETISRCADEAVKKNHKILTELIRLMEERRRDVERQIRSKEETEVSRVKELESKLEQEITELRRKDAEMDKLSHTHDHNQFLLQYPSVFQLREDPDSPHIHVHPRSYFEDVMTAVSELRDKLQLSLRKERTNISLSITQTQVLLEPEPQTRAGFLQYSRQITLDPNTVNERLSLSEENRKVTGISPRQNYPPHPDRFIYYRQVLSRESLTGRCYWEVEWRGGDVKVAVAYKDIKRKGDAECVFGLNENSWALYSIDNSSGFLHNRVRSCFPGPVSSRIGVYLDHTAGILSFYSVSETMTRIHRVRTTFTKPLYAGLWLCGSGSTVHFPKLH, from the coding sequence ATGGAGCAGAAAGGAGTTCAGCTGGATCAGGAAACAATTTCCTGTTCCATCTGTTTGGATCTACTGAAGGATCCGGTGACTATTCCCTGTGGACACAGCTACTGTATGAGCTGTATTCAAACCCACTGGGATGGAGAGGATGGCAAGAAcatccacagctgccctcagtGCAGACAGACCTTCACACCCAGGCCTGTCCTGGTCAAAAACACCATGTTTGCAGATTTAgtggaacagctgaagaagactggACTTGAACCAGCTGCTGCTGATCACTGCTATGCTGGAGCTGAAGATGTGGCCTGTGATGTGTGCACTGGGAGGAAATTGAAAGCTGTCAAGTCCTGTCTGGTGTGTTTGGTCTCCTACTGCCACAAACACCTTCAGCCTCATCATGAATCTGCTGCCTTTAAGAAACACAAGCTGGTGGATCCGTCAGAGAAGCTCCAGGAGAACATCTGCTCTCGTCACGGTGaggtgatgaagatgttctgccGCACTGATCATCAGTGTATCTGTTATCTGTGCCCTGTGGATGAACATAAAGGCCACGACACAGTCTCATCTGCAGCAGAAAGGACTGAGAGGCAGACAGAGCTGGAGGTGAGTCGACAGAAAATCCAGCAGAGaatcaaagacaaacagaaagatgtGAAGGTGCTTCAACAGGAGGCGGAGACCATCAGTCGCTGCGCTGACGAAGCAGTGAAGAAGAACCACAAGATCCTGACTGAGCTGATCCGACTGATGGAGGAAAGAAGGCGTGATGTGGAGCGGCAGATCAGATCCAAGGAGGAAACTGAAGTGAGTCGAGTCAAAGAGCTGGAGTCGAAGCTGGAGCAGGAGATCactgagctgaggaggaaagacgctgagatggacaaactgtcacacacacatgacCACAACCAGTTTTTACTCCAGTACCCATCAGTGTTCCAACTCAGAGAAGATCCAGACTCACCCCACATCCACGTCCATCCTCGGAGTTACTTTGAGGATGTGATGACAGCTGTGTCAGAGCTCAGAGATAAACTCCAGCTCAGTCTGAGAAAGGAACGGACCAACATCTCACTGAGCATCACTCAAACACAGGTtctactagaaccagaaccacagaccagagcAGGATTCTTACAATATTCACGTCAAATcacactggatccaaacacagtgaaTGAACGTCTGTCACTGTCTGAGGAGAATAGAAAAGTAACAGGTATTAGTCCAAGACAGAACTATCCTCCTCATCCAGACAGATTCATTTACTATCGTCAGGTCCTGAGCAGAGAGAGTCTGACTGGtcgatgttactgggaggtggagtggagGGGGGGGGACGTTAAGGTCGCAGTTGCATATAAGGATATTAAGAGAAAAGGAGACGCTGAATGTGTATTTGGATTAAATGAGAACTCTTGGGCTTTATATTCTATAGATAACTCTTCTGGATTTCTTCATAACCGTGTCAGGTCTTGTTTCCCAGGTCCAGTTTCCTCCAGAATCGGAGTGTACCTggatcacacagcaggtattctgTCCTTCTACAGCGTCTCTGAAACCATGACTCGGATCCACAGAGTCCGGACCACATTCACTAAACCTCTGTACGCTGGACTTTGGCTTTGTGGTAGTGGATCCACTGTCCACTTTCCTAAACTCCATTAA